Below is a window of Allomuricauda ruestringensis DSM 13258 DNA.
CCCTAACTGCCGTTGCCTTGGCCTTTTCATTCGCCTATAAATGGTATTTTACCTCGGGGCTCTGTGCCATTCTTTTAATGGTACAAGTGTTTTCCTTGATAACCTTCATAAATCGCACCAACAGAAAGATTGCCTATTTTTTTGATGCTATTAGGAACGAGGATTTTACCCTCCGTTTTCCAGAGGGGGTTACCATTGATTCGTTCCAAGAGCTCAACCGAAGCCTTAATCGAGTCAATGGACTTATCCAAGAAGTCCACATGCAACTCCAGATACGGGAGCAGTACTATCAAGAAATTTTGAAACAGGCCAGTATCGGCATCATGACCTACAACGAAAAGGGGCATGTTCTTTTTGCCAATCCCACTCTAGAGCAGTTGTTGGACTATACTCCCTTGAACCACATCAAACAGTTAAAGCAAGTGGATGAAAATCTGTACGAAATCTTTAAAGACTTTCAGCCTTTTCAGCGCAAGTTGTTCCAATTGTCCAATGAGCGCGAACAAACACAATTGGCCCTAAAGTCCACTCCTTTAACGTTGGACGGCCAATCTTTACTGCTGGTGGTGGTCCAAGATATCCATAAGGAACTGGACGAAAAAGAAACCGAGTCTTGGGTGCGCCTCATCCGTGTGCTTACGCATGAGATTATGAATACCATTACCCCGATTGCTTCCATATCGGATTCCATCATCAAATACTACCGAAAAGGAGGCAAAATCACCCCGATGGAAGAGTTGGAGGAAAGTCAGATAAAAAATACGTTGAAAGGATTGGAAGTCATCAAAGAACAAGGTGGAGACCTAATGGATTTTGTGCAATCCTACCGAAGCCTGTTACACGTGCCGGACCCTAGCAAAACCCTTGTGAAAGGAAAAGACTTGCTGGAAAAGATAGATGTTCTCATGTCCGCCCGGCTGCTTGAGGGTGAAAGCGAGTTCAATATACTTTGCCACCCCGAGGATCTGGAGTTTTATATTGATGAAAAACAAATTTCCCAAGTGTTGATCAACTTGGCGAAAAATGGCCTGCAATCTGTTGAGTCCACCAGCGGCGGAAAAGTGCAAATGGTTGCCGGAATCGATGAAAATGGCTCTAAATATATTGATATCAAGGACAACGGACCAGGAATATCCCCCGAGGTAATGGACGAAATATTTGTTCCCTTTTTTACCACCAAAAGCGAAGGCACGGGTATTGGCCTAAGTCTTTCCAAAAGGGTGATGCAACTTCACGGAGGTGGTATTCAAGTACGTTCTATTCCTAATGTTGAAACCGTTTTCCGACTTACCTTTGCTTAACCAAACTATGAAAAAAGCACTTTTAGACTTCTGCTGGAGCCATTTGGACGAGCGAACCACGCGATTAAAAAAGCAGAGCGGTGAACTGCAAGAATCCTTGAGCTCCGAAACCAAAAGTTCGGCAGGTGACAAGCACGAAACAGGAAGGGCCATGGTACAGCTGGAACAGGAAAAACTGGGTCAACAATTACTGGAACTCGATACAACCCGAAGCGTCCTGAATAAAATAAATATTGATACACCCTCAGATAAAATACGTTTGGGTTCTCTGGTAAAAACGAGTGTGGCCGATTATTTTATAGCCATCTCTGCAGGCGCTTTTAAGCATAATGATGGTGTTGTCTACTGTATTTCGGCCAATGCTCCCATAGCCAGATTGTTGCTAGGAAAGGAAAAAGGTGAACGTTTTGTGTTCAATGGGAGTCAATCCATTTTGGAGGTTATTTGAAGCTTGGAAACTCCAAGCTGGTGCGAGCCTGCCTTTGTTGGCAGACAGGCGTCTCGCTAGTCCTCCACTACTTTCAAAATGGATTTTTACGAGCCAAGAGGTTTGCACTAGTGGGATATCTACAGTAGAACATTGTGAAATTTCAATAAAAATCAACCCTATGAAGTCATTATACATTTTTATAATGTGCTGTTTTTTAAATAAAATATGTACAGCACAAGAAAATAACTTCCCAATTACCATTGGCGCCCATCATACTATTCAGTCTTCCGTATTAAATCAAGAAAGAACAATTCAAATTTATACACCTGATGGTTATTCAGATTCAAAGCAAGAATATCCAGTGCTTTATATTTTGGATGGACAATGGTATTTTTTAAGCGGTGTAGCAATTCAAAAAGCCTTGCGCACTCCAGGTGCTATTCCAGAAATGATTGTTGTAGGCATCAATAATAGCAACCCATTAAGAAGAACATTATTTGGGGATGAAAATAAAAAATTCACTGATTTTTTAATTAATGAAGTCATACACTACATAGATTCAAATTACAGAACAAATAAAGAACGTGTCATTTTTGGTTGGGAAGACGCTGCTTACTACATAAGTGAATTAATTTTAGAAAAGAGCGAGGTCTTTAATGGAGCAATAATAACTAATGGGGGTTATGCTTCCGAAGAGATGGTTAAAAAGTTTTCTTCAGAAAAAGATGTTTACCTATTTATGGCCAACTCCAAAAAGGATATTTATTATATCGGTTCAACCGAAGCGTTCCATGAAATACTGAAAAAGAACAGCCCCAAGAATCTTATTTGGAAATATGATCTGTTTAATGATGAAGTGCATGAAACCTTAGCGCATTTAGCAATATATAAAGGGTTGAAATACTACTATTATAATTATGACTCCCCAGTTTTTGAAAGTATACAACAGTATATTGATTTGGGAGGAATGGATTACCTGACCACTTATTTTAAGGAACGGGCAAAACAATTTGGTGGTGATGGCCGTATCGATGACAACACAAAAAATGGATTAATTTGGTTAGCATGGAACAGAAATAATTTTGAGTATTTTAATATTTTCATGACCGAATTTAAAGATGTTTTAAGTACAAAAAGATATGCTTCGGCCTATTGGAAAAATCGTTTCGGGCAGTTTTATTTAAAGCATAAGGACTACCAGAATGCTATTAAATACTTCGAAACAGGGCTTGTCCAATACCCAAATTCAAGCTTTGAACAAGAAATGAGAGAGGGTTTAATGAAATGCAACAATAAAGAATGATGATTCTATTAAAAAAACGTTCTACAACGTCGTGTCTGGCATATACCTTTCGGAGCACGTGCCATACAAATACCGTTGGCGGTAATTAAAACAAACTGAACAATGAGAATTAAAATTATAGTACTGGTATTTGCAATATTTTTGAGTGCTTGCAAACCAGAGAAGTCGGAAATTAAGAAGAATTCCTCAACAGAAGATAACCTTTACTTTGGATATAAGCCTCCAGGGTTAACCCCCGAAATTTTTGTTCCGAAAAAGAGCACTTCTGAAGACTGGAAATTAGGGAGCGAGGACGCTTTGGACATGCAAGAGTTTTACTTCACTTATTCAGGGAACGACCCCTTTCAGCCAGCTGTTGTCGTTTATCGGCAAGAAGAAAGTTATTATAGGGTCAATAAATATACTTTTAACCCTAGAAGCGCTGAAAATAGCAACATTTTATACTCAAGACATAACTATATTGAACGTACAGATTCGGGTTGGTCAAAGATAAAAAGTCTAGGTCCAATGTTTGACAGGGAAGATTGGGGCATTATGGTGTTGTCGGCATCCGATAAAGGGACTATCGTTTTTGATGATTATAAAAGCAATGACGTAATTCGCATATCAAAGATCATTGATGGTAAACGAGAAGAACCAAAACTACTCGGTAAGGAAATTAACTCAGGAAAATGGACAGCCCACCCTTTTATAGCACCAGATGAATCCTTCTTAATATGGGGTAGCGAGCGAGAAGATGGATATGGCAAGTCTGACAATTATATCAGTTTTCGACAGCAAGATGGTTCATGGGGCCCAGCTATTAATATGGGAAATAAGATAAATTCAGAATTAGTAGAGAATGGTGCGAGGTTAACACCTGATGGAAAATATTTGCTTTTTGGAAGGTCAGAAGAAAAAGTAAGGGAAGATGGAAGTACATATTGGCAAACAAAACAATATTGGGTCGATGCTAAAATCATTGAACAGTTAAGACCTCGGCAATGATTTTATGTAAAATTTCATTGGTGTAAATATAACTGTCACCAACTTTGTGTAAGCGCAATAACGACAGAAACCCTCGCTGGTGCAAGCATCATGCTTATGCCTGCTCTACTTTCAAAATGGATTTTTACGGGCCAAAAGGCTCGCACTAGCGGGGATTTGCCATCAGGTTTCCCAAAAAGGTTCGAGCATCCCGCACCTATATAGAAGTTATTTGAAGCTTGGAAACCTCTAGGAATCCTTTTCCACCAGATGCATCCCTGATTTTTCGCGATGGAATACAATAAGAAGAAAAAGTATTCCGATAATGACCAAGAATACTATCTCCAAACGTGATAATAATTGGTTCATGCCAAGAGACCTTTGGGAACGTTGGGTCAATTGTCTTCCTTCTGAAAGTTGGACCCCAGAAAGTTCATCAAGGTCATTGTTTATTCTGGTCAGCTTTGATGATATCCCACGCTTCATTTCGGCGCTTCCGGATGCATTCTTGGCTGATAGATTTTTTTCCATCTCCTGAAGTTCGGAATAGCTGCTCCTCAAGTCCGATAAATACCTCGATTCCTTGACCGTTAATTCTGTTTTTGCGAAATCTGAAAGTATTTTTTCTATGTCGGAAGATTCCGTAAGCGTGTTTGTGCTTAACTCATTCTTGGCCAAGGCCAATTCTTTCTTGTGAAATAGGTTGTTGAGCCTATAAATGTATTCCTGAACCACCAAACGGTCTTCAAAAACTGAGTTTACACTTTGCTCTACGGTAGAAAAATTACGCTGGTTCAATCGGTTGGAAGCAAGCACCAATAAAAATGCCGCAGCAAGTATGAACCCTGCGTTTATTCGCTGTTTTATGGACATTTTTTTTGGCATTCTTTGTTTTTTTGTTATTTCTATCTAATCGAACCTGGATTTATTTTATTTGAATAAATCCGCCCAGCCATTAGCTAACCATCTAATTGAGCAAACCTAAATGCTTTGAGCTGAGCGGAAATCATCAATCAACTACAGTACACTTAACTCTCCCGACTCAAGTGCATTTTTTAAATCAGCCTTAACCACAGGGTGGCTGTTAAAGAATCTTTTACCGTTGGTCTTTTTTATTTTCACCTCCACGGAGCCGTCCTTTTTCTCCTTTATGGCGGTTACCACCACTTTGTTTCCTTCAACTATTTTATAATTGGCAATGCCTCCTTTTTTTATGATGAAGTTGGCACGGGGGAAATCAATGTGCTTGTACTGGGGTGCATCGGGACGGCCAATCTCCAATATATCGCCAACTTTTACTTCTTGGGGGGTTACATTTTGTGCGTTGATATTTGTGGTTGCCACCACGAACAGAATTGCTAAAATTATTATTCTCATAACTATATATTTAAGGTTTACAAATTATTTTCGCATTGTGTTTTAAAAATCAAAACTGGACGACAATTGATGTGATTGCTCCACGTCCACTATCTTAAAGGATTTGGAATCCGAAGGGGCTCCGATTTGAACAGTATCGTCAACTGCAAGTCCGACCAAACTTGCTCCCATGGTGCTCACAACGGATATCATATTATTTTTAAGGTCACCCCGTGTCGATGGAACCAATTGAAACATTTGACGTGCTCCATTTACAAATTCGACCGTAACTTTTGAGTTTAACCGAACCACATCGTCCGGTATATCCAACTCATCTTCCACCAAAGCCTTATCAATTCTATCGCCCAACTGTTCCAAGGCATCCTTATGGGCATAATCCTCATAATACCTATGAAAGTTCAGTATTCGTTTAAGCGTTACATAATCCTTTTTCTCCATGATCAGGCTTCCGTATTTCATTTCCAGTTCTTAACGGACGGGAGGCCAAAAACGGCATCCCAGCATTTTGTCCATATAAGAGCAAGCCCTGTGCCATTTGCAGGAATAGGGGCACATTAAAAATATAATTATTTGATTTTTAGTTGATTATATCTGTTTTAGTTGTGTGAAAGAAAAATAAAGACGGGTGTTTTTTACCCGGTTGGGGCAAAATGCCCCAGTGGTCATTTCAGTTTTTCGCGGAGTGTTTTCCGGTTGATGCCTAAAATTTCAGCTGCTTTGGTTTTGTTTCCTTGAGTGGAGTGGAGCACTTCCTCAATGTATTCTTTCTCTTTTTCCTGAAGTGTTTTAAATCCTTTTGTGGGAAAGTCGATTTTATATTTTAACTCGTCGGGCAAGTGCTCCAAAGTAATTTTGCCATCGCACATAATTACGGCGCGTTGCACAACATTTTCCAGTTCGCGGATATTGCCTGGCCAAGAATATCGTTCCAAAACGTCAAGGGCGTCATCAGCAATGCGAACAAAACGATCTTTGTACTCAATGCCATACTTCTGCATAAACTTGTCGACCAACAAAGGAATGTCGGAGGAACGTTCCCTGAGGGGGGGCACATCAACTGTAACCACGGAAAGACGGTAATAGAGGTCTTCCCTAAATGTTTTTTTTTGAATAAGTTCTTCCAAATCACTATTGGTGGCAGCTATAACCCTCACATCCAGTTTTTCAGGTTTTTGCGAGCCTATTTTGGTTACTTCTTTCTCCTGAAGCACTCGTAACAATCTATTTTGAACTGGCAAGGTGGCGTTTCCTATTTCATCCAAAAAAATAGTTCCCTTGTGCGCTGCCTGAAAAAAACCGTTGCGATTTTCGTTGGCGCCTGTAAAAGCACCTTTGGTGTAACCGAAAAGTTCTGCTTCCAAAAGATTTTCTGGAATGGCGCCACAGTTTACAGCAATAAAAGGAGCCCGAGCAAACTTGCCCGAATAATGAATGGCCCGCGCCACGAGCTCCTTTCCTGTTCCGCTTTCCCCACGGACCAAAACCGTAGCACGGTTGTCCCTTACCCTATCAATGATTTCTGTAACCTTTTGAAACGCTTCGGAGTTTCCGATCATATCGGCATAGCCGTTCGTGGCCATTGGTTTTACCGGTGAGGTCTTAAAAGTATCCTTCGCCTCTTTACTGGCCAAGGCTTTTTTAACGGCCCCATCCAGCTCCATTTTGGTAAAAGGCTTGGTCAAGTAATCCGTTGCTCCGTGTTTGATTACACTGGACGCATCTTCCACCGACGGAAAACCGGTCACCACCAATTTGGGCATATTCGGGTAATGCTCGGCCACATATTTTACCAGTTCCAGCCCATCTATTTCCGGCATATTGATATCCGTTACCAACAAATCTATCTCGGTATCCTTTAAAATGTATAACGCCTCTTTGACTGATACAGCTTTGTAGGTATGGTAGTCCATCGACTTTAAATGCCGTTGCAACAGCTCAAGAATATCGATGTCGTCATCGACCAGCAATATGTTTTCCTTTTTCAACAAAGCATTTACTTTTTTGGAAATTTCAATGTAAAGATAGTGCCTGTTGGGGTATTTGGTGTAACCGCGATGCTTCCTTGATGGCTCTGAACAATGCCGTGTACCACACTAAGCCCCAATCCTGAGCCCTCACCTACGGGTTTGGTGGTAAAAAAAGGGTCAAAAATGTGCGCTATGGATTCTTCTGGAATGCCGGGGCCTTGATCCGCAATTTTTAGGATGATATTTTCCTTTTCGATACCAAGATTAACGGAAATGGTGCTCTTGGGCGGTGCAAAATAGATGGCGTTCACAATTAGGTTGAAGACCACTTGGGTCAACTGAATCTTATCGATGCGTAGTTCAATGGTGTCTTCGGAGTGCTCAAATTCACAAGAGACTTCATTTTGTCTCAAGGTAGTACGCAGCATATTGATGGCCTCCTCCATCACCTCAACCACATTGATGACTTCCCGAGTTTCGGGCATTTCGCAGGCGAAGAACATCAGTTTTTTGACTACTTCTCTAGAAAATATGGTGTTCGTTATGATCTTATCCAAATCCTTGAGGGCTTGTGGATCATTGCTGATGTGTTCCTGTAAAAGCTCGGTAAAACCCAGAATGTTGGCAAGTGGGGTGTTGAGTTCGTGGGCGATACCTGCGGTGATTTCCCCCAATATCCGAAGTCTATCGGATTGTTCCACCTGTCGGCGGATATGCGCTTCCTTTTCCTTGATTTCCTTGCGCTCCAACAGGTTGCCCACCTTTAGACACACATTGTCCAATAATTGTTGTTCTTCTTCCAAAAAATCCTTTAGCTGGTATTTGGGGGACGGATACCCAACTTTAATCTCACCCTTGGGCTTATTGAACACGGTAATGACGGATTCCAAAAACACGTAGTCTTCCCCTTTCTCCTCGGTCTTTATAAAGAAATCTGGGGTAGATAGCAAAACGTAAGTTTCCTCGTCGAATTGCCAGGCGCGCTCCAAACATTGCACAATGCCTAGCAATGCAGTTTCCATATCATCGTAATCGCAGTTTACGATGAGGGAGGTGACCTCGTACAAACAAGTAAGTTCCTTGATGCGTTCCTTGAGCTTTTGTTCGGCGGTGAGCATTTTTTCTTCTTTGTAGCAAATTAGTGAATTCTCGGAACAAGTTTATCATACGAAGCCATCTGTCAATTTTAGTTCATCAATAAAAAAACCCTTCCAAATCCAAGACTTGAAAGGGTTTAAAAAGTAAAAAGATCTATATTTTGATTTAGTGGGAATACAAGATACCTTTTACCTTATTATTTAAACAACATCGGTGCAAACTCTGACAAGTAGATTCTCCAGTTGGACCAAGTATGTCCCCCGGTACTTTCGCGATAGATGTAGTCAAAATCGTGCTTATCCAGTTCATTTCGCATATCAACCACACTTTGGTATAAGAAATCGTCGGTACCGCAAGCAATCCAATAAAGCTCGGGGTCGGCAGCTTTTAATGCTTCTATTTGCTCACCTCTTTTAGAATGGTCCACCTCAATTCCAAAACGACTGAGGTCGGCAAAGCCCATGCTCATAACTCCGATGTAATCGAACAGCTCAGGGTTTTCAAAAGAGGTGTTCATTGTCTGTAAACCGCCCATACTCAAACCGGTCAAAGCACGATTTTCTTTGTTGGATTTCACTCGAAAGTGTGATTCAATATAAGGAATCACGTCATTGACCAAGCTTTTTTCGAACAACATATTTGCCATACCTCCTGCAGGTTGTGTTGAAGGTTCCAGTTTGGGACTTACCGTCAAAGCGGCGGCTTGGCCTGGATTACCATTGGTCATCACCACGATCATGGGTTTGGCTTTTCCTGAATTAATAAGATTGTCCAAGATATGGTTTGCAACCCCAAGGGTTGGCCAAGCTTCTTCGTCTCCACCTCCACCATGCAATAGGTATAGAACAGGATAGTTTTCATTACTATCGGTATACCCTGGTGGGGTGTATACGTACATTCTACGGATTAGATCCAAGGTCGGGGACTCATACCAAATTTTGTGAACGGTCCCTTTTGGTCCTGTTTTGGCCCAATAGAGTTCTGAGGCTTTCCCTGGAATATATAGCACATTTTCTGTTCTAAAAGTTCCGTCACGAGCGACCAATAAATTGGCAGTATCCAAGGTGTTGATATCGTCTACGATAAAAGTGTACCCATAAAGTTCCGGTTCCAATGGGCCAACCGTGGTGGACCAAACACCGTTTTCGTCTTTGGTCAGCGCCACGGTCTTTCGGGTCATACCCATTCCCTCACCGGGTACCATAGGCATCCAATTGCCCGATAAGACCACCTTTTCTGCCTTTGGCGCCTTGATTCTAAAAGTTACTGTGTTATCATCAGCAATTTCAGGAGAGACCAGCCGCTCCATAGAACCTACTTCTTGACCTAGTACCCCCAAGGGCAAGGTTAAGACCACAAGCATCAATTGAATGCGGAACCTACTTAGTTTGTTTACTGTTTTTTTCATTCTGATTCTGTTTAGTTGTTGTTTATGTGTTACTGTCAGTGGGTTGACTTTTAAAAGAGTTGAAACCTTACATACGTTATGGTTGTCCTTTGAAAAATCAGATTATCACTATGTATGAAAGAACCAAGATATGGTATTTTTCTTTATTGTTACAAAATGTTACAATAATGATTTAGAATTAAAGAAAGAAACAGATTGAATGTTTTTGAAATGTTGTACCTATGTTGTACCCGTATAAAAAAGAAAAACCTCCCAATTGCTTGAAAGGCTTATCTTTATTGAGGTGGTCCCACCTGGGCTCGAACCAGGGACCCCCTGATTATGAGTCAGGTGCTCTAACCAGCTGAGCTATAGGACCCGCATTTTGCGGATGCAATATTAGTGTTTATTTTTCTTCAGCGCAAGGTTTTAACGCCCCTACCCTTCTTTTATTTCTTGGCAAAGCTCCACCAGCACGCCATTGGTGCCCTTTGGGTGTAAAAATGCTACCCATTTGTTGTCCGCTCCTTTTTTGGGCCTTTCGTTCAAAACAACAAAGCCTTCGCCCTTTAATCGTTCCATTTCCGATACAATATCCTCCACCGCAAAAGCAATATGGTGAATGCCCTCTCCTTTCTTTTCCAAATATTTGGCAATGGGACTATCCGGATTTGTCGCTTCCAACAGTTCAATTTTATTGGGGCCCGATTTAAAGAACGATGTCTTTACCCCTTCCGAGGCTACTTCCTCAATTTTATAATGGGGCACACCCAAAAGCTTCTCAAACAATACATTGGACGCTTCCAGGTTTTTTACCGCGATACCGATATGTTCTATTTTATCCATAGGATTCACAATAAACGTTAAAATGTTCTCCTTTTTCCAAAATTACGTACTGTAAATGGTTCATAAAGTAAGGTTAGTCATTAATTCGCTTATTTTTGCAGTATGGAGGAAACACAAAGACAGAAAAAAATAGCGGGAATCATTCAAAAAGACCTGGCCGACATTTTACAACGTGCCGCTACCGATGGTGGCCTTAAGGGAACTTTGATCTCTGTGTCCAAAGTTTCTGTAACCGTTGATCTATCCTTGGCCAAGGTGTATGTGAGCATTTTTCCGAACAAAGGTGCCAAAGAACTGTTGGAAGGCATCAAAGAAAGCCAAGTGGCCATTCGATACGAATTGGCACAGCGTACCAAGCACCAATTAAGGCGTGTGCCCGAGCTCAATTTTTATCTGGATGATTCGTTGGAATACATCGAAAAGATTGAAAAATCATTGAAACGAGAAGAAAACCCTATCGAGAACAGGGACTTGCTCGACAAACGTAAGAAATCCTGATTTTGAACTTTCCTCTTTATATCGCAAAACGTTACTTACGGTCCAAAAGCAGCCAAAATGCGGTAAATATTATCAATTTCATTACTTTTTTGGTGATTGTGATAGGTTCCGCGGCGCTTTTTATCGTGCTTTCCGCTTTTGCCGGTCTAAAAACGTTCAGCCTATCTTTTTCCAATACGTTTGACCCCGATTTAAAGGCTTCGCCCACCATTGGGAAGCATTTTACCATTTCTCCCGATGAAGAATCGGCGCTTGGCAATATCGAGGGGTTGGCCAATTTTTCCAAAGAATTGGAAGAGCGGGCCTACCTTACCTATAAAGAAAAAAGTACCATTGCCTACATAAAAGGGGTGGATGAAAACTACCGAGCCGTCACTGGAGTGGACAGTACCCTAATTTTCGGAAATTGGGGCTCGGATGTTTACAATGGAGTAATTGGTATCGGGATTTACAATTTATTGGGTGTACCTATGAACAACCGTACTGCTATGGAAGTTTTGGTCCCAAAACCCGGTGAAGGTTCTTTTTCGCAACCGGGATTCAACCCAAAACCATACGACGACCTTGCTTTGGTGGTAAGCGGCGTTTATGCGGTCGAAGAAAGTTTAGATAAAAAATACGTGTTTGCTCGGCTTCCTTTGGTTCAAGAGCTATTGCAGAAAGATAGTACCGAAGTCTCTGGCATCAATTTTAAATTGATGGAGAATGCCTCTCCCGATCGCGTT
It encodes the following:
- a CDS encoding MCP four helix bundle domain-containing protein, which encodes MPKKMSIKQRINAGFILAAAFLLVLASNRLNQRNFSTVEQSVNSVFEDRLVVQEYIYRLNNLFHKKELALAKNELSTNTLTESSDIEKILSDFAKTELTVKESRYLSDLRSSYSELQEMEKNLSAKNASGSAEMKRGISSKLTRINNDLDELSGVQLSEGRQLTQRSQRSLGMNQLLSRLEIVFLVIIGILFLLIVFHREKSGMHLVEKDS
- a CDS encoding ABC transporter permease yields the protein MNFPLYIAKRYLRSKSSQNAVNIINFITFLVIVIGSAALFIVLSAFAGLKTFSLSFSNTFDPDLKASPTIGKHFTISPDEESALGNIEGLANFSKELEERAYLTYKEKSTIAYIKGVDENYRAVTGVDSTLIFGNWGSDVYNGVIGIGIYNLLGVPMNNRTAMEVLVPKPGEGSFSQPGFNPKPYDDLALVVSGVYAVEESLDKKYVFARLPLVQELLQKDSTEVSGINFKLMENASPDRVKSSIADVLGDKVSVLTRREQNTSLYRMLNTENLATYLIFTLVLIIALFNVVGAIIMMILDKQQNSKTLFSLGSTIKELRRIYFIQGILVTSFGGLIGVLIGSLLIGSQLAFGWLKITPSLAYPVEFNVINLLIVIGTIVVLGFISSKIASSRITEKLVSA
- a CDS encoding sensor histidine kinase; this encodes MLTAEQKLKERIKELTCLYEVTSLIVNCDYDDMETALLGIVQCLERAWQFDEETYVLLSTPDFFIKTEEKGEDYVFLESVITVFNKPKGEIKVGYPSPKYQLKDFLEEEQQLLDNVCLKVGNLLERKEIKEKEAHIRRQVEQSDRLRILGEITAGIAHELNTPLANILGFTELLQEHISNDPQALKDLDKIITNTIFSREVVKKLMFFACEMPETREVINVVEVMEEAINMLRTTLRQNEVSCEFEHSEDTIELRIDKIQLTQVVFNLIVNAIYFAPPKSTISVNLGIEKENIILKIADQGPGIPEESIAHIFDPFFTTKPVGEGSGLGLSVVHGIVQSHQGSIAVTPNTPTGTIFTLKFPKK
- a CDS encoding 3-oxoacyl-ACP synthase, which translates into the protein MKKALLDFCWSHLDERTTRLKKQSGELQESLSSETKSSAGDKHETGRAMVQLEQEKLGQQLLELDTTRSVLNKINIDTPSDKIRLGSLVKTSVADYFIAISAGAFKHNDGVVYCISANAPIARLLLGKEKGERFVFNGSQSILEVI
- a CDS encoding sigma-54-dependent transcriptional regulator, yielding MLKKENILLVDDDIDILELLQRHLKSMDYHTYKAVSVKEALYILKDTEIDLLVTDINMPEIDGLELVKYVAEHYPNMPKLVVTGFPSVEDASSVIKHGATDYLTKPFTKMELDGAVKKALASKEAKDTFKTSPVKPMATNGYADMIGNSEAFQKVTEIIDRVRDNRATVLVRGESGTGKELVARAIHYSGKFARAPFIAVNCGAIPENLLEAELFGYTKGAFTGANENRNGFFQAAHKGTIFLDEIGNATLPVQNRLLRVLQEKEVTKIGSQKPEKLDVRVIAATNSDLEELIQKKTFREDLYYRLSVVTVDVPPLRERSSDIPLLVDKFMQKYGIEYKDRFVRIADDALDVLERYSWPGNIRELENVVQRAVIMCDGKITLEHLPDELKYKIDFPTKGFKTLQEKEKEYIEEVLHSTQGNKTKAAEILGINRKTLREKLK
- a CDS encoding esterase encodes the protein MKKTVNKLSRFRIQLMLVVLTLPLGVLGQEVGSMERLVSPEIADDNTVTFRIKAPKAEKVVLSGNWMPMVPGEGMGMTRKTVALTKDENGVWSTTVGPLEPELYGYTFIVDDINTLDTANLLVARDGTFRTENVLYIPGKASELYWAKTGPKGTVHKIWYESPTLDLIRRMYVYTPPGYTDSNENYPVLYLLHGGGGDEEAWPTLGVANHILDNLINSGKAKPMIVVMTNGNPGQAAALTVSPKLEPSTQPAGGMANMLFEKSLVNDVIPYIESHFRVKSNKENRALTGLSMGGLQTMNTSFENPELFDYIGVMSMGFADLSRFGIEVDHSKRGEQIEALKAADPELYWIACGTDDFLYQSVVDMRNELDKHDFDYIYRESTGGHTWSNWRIYLSEFAPMLFK
- the rbfA gene encoding 30S ribosome-binding factor RbfA, with protein sequence MEETQRQKKIAGIIQKDLADILQRAATDGGLKGTLISVSKVSVTVDLSLAKVYVSIFPNKGAKELLEGIKESQVAIRYELAQRTKHQLRRVPELNFYLDDSLEYIEKIEKSLKREENPIENRDLLDKRKKS
- the mce gene encoding methylmalonyl-CoA epimerase — protein: MDKIEHIGIAVKNLEASNVLFEKLLGVPHYKIEEVASEGVKTSFFKSGPNKIELLEATNPDSPIAKYLEKKGEGIHHIAFAVEDIVSEMERLKGEGFVVLNERPKKGADNKWVAFLHPKGTNGVLVELCQEIKEG
- a CDS encoding GreA/GreB family elongation factor, producing MKYGSLIMEKKDYVTLKRILNFHRYYEDYAHKDALEQLGDRIDKALVEDELDIPDDVVRLNSKVTVEFVNGARQMFQLVPSTRGDLKNNMISVVSTMGASLVGLAVDDTVQIGAPSDSKSFKIVDVEQSHQLSSSFDF
- a CDS encoding alpha/beta hydrolase-fold protein, coding for MGVNPFWRLFEAWKLQAGASLPLLADRRLASPPLLSKWIFTSQEVCTSGISTVEHCEISIKINPMKSLYIFIMCCFLNKICTAQENNFPITIGAHHTIQSSVLNQERTIQIYTPDGYSDSKQEYPVLYILDGQWYFLSGVAIQKALRTPGAIPEMIVVGINNSNPLRRTLFGDENKKFTDFLINEVIHYIDSNYRTNKERVIFGWEDAAYYISELILEKSEVFNGAIITNGGYASEEMVKKFSSEKDVYLFMANSKKDIYYIGSTEAFHEILKKNSPKNLIWKYDLFNDEVHETLAHLAIYKGLKYYYYNYDSPVFESIQQYIDLGGMDYLTTYFKERAKQFGGDGRIDDNTKNGLIWLAWNRNNFEYFNIFMTEFKDVLSTKRYASAYWKNRFGQFYLKHKDYQNAIKYFETGLVQYPNSSFEQEMREGLMKCNNKE
- a CDS encoding sensor histidine kinase, with product MASRNFYIQLIVRVIFLSLTAVALAFSFAYKWYFTSGLCAILLMVQVFSLITFINRTNRKIAYFFDAIRNEDFTLRFPEGVTIDSFQELNRSLNRVNGLIQEVHMQLQIREQYYQEILKQASIGIMTYNEKGHVLFANPTLEQLLDYTPLNHIKQLKQVDENLYEIFKDFQPFQRKLFQLSNEREQTQLALKSTPLTLDGQSLLLVVVQDIHKELDEKETESWVRLIRVLTHEIMNTITPIASISDSIIKYYRKGGKITPMEELEESQIKNTLKGLEVIKEQGGDLMDFVQSYRSLLHVPDPSKTLVKGKDLLEKIDVLMSARLLEGESEFNILCHPEDLEFYIDEKQISQVLINLAKNGLQSVESTSGGKVQMVAGIDENGSKYIDIKDNGPGISPEVMDEIFVPFFTTKSEGTGIGLSLSKRVMQLHGGGIQVRSIPNVETVFRLTFA